The following proteins are encoded in a genomic region of Cryptomeria japonica chromosome 11, Sugi_1.0, whole genome shotgun sequence:
- the LOC131058802 gene encoding E3 ubiquitin-protein ligase PUB23-like, which yields MDSTELEIPSYFLCPISMQLMADPVTMSTGSTYDRHSIEKWISTMGNSTCPLTKQPLHNTDLTPNHTLHRIIQQWCVLNSSTGVHRISTPRPPLDADRLNKLLQDMDSFKVKSLKKLRSAAAESEGNRQFIASFAAPPALISIIESYSTESDEAGCSYDVAVACEEALGILYSLPLPDETLDSIATSKCLASLAAILKRGTSSARFYSSMLLQTLSRKGLERLVMNANDDQRMRMKTIEAGAVSVLIESLPDQTLEKQGRCERMLCLPDVLCGCAEGRDVVADHAMGIHVVSKKILRVSDLATEKAVWILWLLCKFSPSKRVIDEMLQIGAVTKLCLLLN from the exons ATGGATTCCACAGAGTTAGAAATCCCTTCTTATTTCTTGTGCCCCATTTCCATGCAACTGATGGCAGACCCTGTCACGATGTCTACCGGTTCGACCTACGACCGACACAGCATTGAGAAGTGGATATCTACGATGGGAAACAGCACCTGCCCTCTCACAAAGCAACCCCTTCACAACACTGACCTCACACCCAACCACACACTCCACCGCATCATCCAACAATGGTGCGTCCTCAACTCCTCCACTGGCGTCCATCGAATCTCAACGCCACGGCCGCCCCTCGACGCAGATCGCCTCAATAAATTACTCCAAGACATGGACTCATTTAAAGTGAAATCGTTGAAGAAGCTCAGATCTGCGGCCGCTGAGAGTGAGGGCAACAGGCAGTTCATCGCTTCCTTCGCCGCACCGCCTGCCCTAATCTCTATCATTGAAAGTTATTCCACAGAAAGCGATGAAGCCGGTTGCTCTTACGATGTTGCAGTCGCCTGCGAGGAAGCCTTGGGAATTCTTTATTCTCTTCCTTTGCCGGACGAGACGCTAGATTCGATAGCCACAAGTAAGTGTCTGGCCTCCCTGGCCGCCATTCTTAAGAGAGGCACCTCCAGCGCACGGTTTTATTCCTCCATGCTGTTACAGACGCTTTCAAGGAAAGGCCTGGAGCGCCTTGTTATGAACGCCAATGATGA CCAGCGCATGAGAATGAAAACCATCGAGGCAGGGGCAGTGTCCGTGTTGATCGAATCACTTCCCGATCAGACTTTGGAGAAACAAGGCAGGTGCGAGAGGATGTTATGTCTTCCCGACGTGTTGTGCGGATGTGCAGAAGGGAGGGATGTCGTGGCCGACCACGCAATGGGCATCCATGTTGTCTCTAAGAAAATATTGAGAGTTTCCGACTTGGCAACGGAAAAAGCCGTTTGGATCCTATGGTTGCTTTGTAAATTCTCTCCTTCGAAGCGAGTGATTGATGAAATGTTGCAGATTGGTGCAGTAACCAAACTGTGCTTGCTCCTGAACTGA